CACAGCGCTGGCGTTCTCGACGCTGATCAAGGCGTTCACCGACTCCGTGATCAACCCGGTCATCGCCCGGCTCCAGGGCGGCAAATCGGTCGGGCTGGGCTGGCAGCTCGGCGACCAGGGGAACACCTCGACCTATCTGAACATCGGGTCGTTCATCTCCGCCCTGATCTACTTCGTCATCTTCATGGCGGTCATCTACTTCCTGATCGTCGTGCCGTACAAGTACACCCAGCGCCGCCGCGGCGCGGAGGTCTTCGGGGAGCCGGGCCCGCTCAAGACCTGCCCGGAGTGCCTCGCCGAGGACATCCCCGAGGCGGCGCGCAAGTGCCGCTACTGCGGCTCGGACCAGCCGCGCACGAGCGAGCCGCCGCGCACGGCCTAGTCGCCGCGCACGGCCTGCTCGCCGCGTACGGCCCGGCCCCCGCGTACGGCCCGGCCCCCGCGTACGGTCCGGCCGTCCGGCTCGCCTGCGTCGGTCACCGCCCCCGGTCGAGGTCCAGCTCCAGCATCCGGATCGCGTTGCCGCGGAGGATCTTGTACGTGGTCTCGGGGGAGAGGCCGGCCACATGCTCGGCGGCGATGCGGCGCGTGTGCGGCCAGGTGGAGTCGACGTGGGGGTAGTCGGTCTCGAACGTGGCGTTGTCCACACCGACCGTGTCCAGCGAGGCGACCCCGTGCTTGTCGCGGAAGAAGCAGCAGAAGATCTGCCGGTAGTAGTACGTGGACGGCGGCTCGGGGATGAGGTCGCGGACGCCGCCCCAGGCGCGGTGCTCCTCCCAGACGTCGTCCGCGCGCTCCAGGGCGTAGGGGATCCAGCCCATCTGGCCCTCGGCGTAGGCCAGCTTCAGGCGCGGGAAGGAGACCAGGACGCCGCTGAAGAGGAAGTCCATCATCGACGCCATGGCGTTGTTGAAGCTCAGCGCGGCCTGGACGGCCGGCGGGGCGTCGGGGGAGGCGGCGGGCATCTGGGAGGAGGAGCCGATGTGCATGCACACGACCGTCCCCGTGGCCTCGCACTCGGCGAAGAACGGGTCCCAGTAGCCGCTGTGGATGCTGGGGAGCCCGAGGTAGGTGGGGATCTCGCTGAAGGTCACCGCGCGGACGCCGCGGGCCGCGTTGCGGCGCACCTCCTGGACGGCGAGGTCGACGTCCCACAGGGGGATCAGGCAGAGCGGGATGAGGCGGCCGCCGCTGTCGCCGCACCACTCCTCGACCATCCAGTCGTTGTACGCCCGGACGCACGCCAGCCCGACCTCCTTGTCCTTGGCCTCGGCGAAGGTCTGGCCGCAGAAGCGGGGGAAGGTCGGGAAGCACAGTGACGCCTCGACATGGTTGAGGTCCATGTCGGCGAGCCGGTCCTTGGGGTCCCAACAGCCGCGGCGCATCTGCTCGCGGGTGATGCCGTCGAGGGTCATCTCGTCGCGCGAGAAGCCGACGGCGGCGATGATCCGCTTGTAGGGGAAGAGATCGCCCTCGTATTGCCACCAGTCGGTGAGCTGGCCCTCCGGGTCGGTGGTGAACTTGTACTTGCCGCCGATGTAGGCCAGTTCGCCGATCCCGGCCGTGAGCGGCTTGGGGCCGCGGTCCCGGTACTTGGCCGGGAGCCAGGTCTCGAAGAGGTGCGCGGGCTCGATCACATGGTCATCGACGCTGATGACCAGGGGCAGCTCGGTGGTGCCGTTCGTCTCGCCGGTCATCTCGCCATCTCTCCCCGGTCGCCTCGTGGTGGTCCTGTCCGTTCGTTCGATCTGACGGTTCGTCAGATTCGGTGGCGGCAGAGTAGGGCGGATCGCTTCAACCAACAAGAGAAAGTCCCGTTTCCGCATGTACGTCCAGGGCAAACGATGAGCGACAACTGGGGAGGAAACGGTGAACGCATCGTCGATCGCACGCGGATTGGGTTCGGCAACGCGCACACGCACCCCGCGCGAGGCGGGCACCCGCGCCATCGAGGCGGCGGCCCGCTGGGGGCTGGCCACCCGGGGCGTGCTCTATCTGCTCATCGGCGTCCTGGCGCTGCGCATCGCCTCGGGCGACCACGGCGAACAGGCCGACCGGGGCGGGGCGCTCCAGATCCTCGCCAAGCAGCCGTTCGGCGCGGCGCTGGTCTGGGCGGTCGGCATCGGACTGGTCTGCATGGCGCTGTGGCGGCTGTCCGAGGCGGTCTTCGGGGCCGCGGGGCCGGACGGCGGCGCGGCCCGGAAGCGGCTGGCCGGGGCGGCCCGCGCGGTCTTCTACGGCGTCGTCGCGTACTCGGTGCTCTCCTTCGCCACCGGCGAGCAGGGCAGCGGCTCCAGCGACCGGCAGTCGAAGGACGTGACGGCACGCGCGCTCGACCTGCCGTACGGCCGGTGGCTGGTCGCCGCCGCCGGGGCCGCGGTGGCCGTGGCGGGGGTGTGGATCGCGGTACGGGCGATCCGGTGCGGCTTCCGCAAGCACCTCAAGGTGGGCGCGATGTCCCGGCGGACGCGGCGGGCCGTGGAGGCCCTCGGGATCTGCGGCGGGGTGGCCCGCGGGGCGGTGTTCGCGGTGGCGGGCGGCTTCGCGCTCACGGCCGCGGCGCGCTACGACCCGGGCAAGGTGAAGGGCATCGACGACACCCTGCGGACCTTCGCCGGGACGGCGGCGGGGCCCTGGCTGCTGATGGCGGTGGCGCTGGGGCTGGCGCTCTTCGGGGTGTTCTCGTTCGCGTTGGCGCGGTGGCGCAGGGTCTGAGCGACGTCCTGGGCCGGGCGGCCCCGGATCGAGCCTCCGGTGGTGGTGCCGGGCCGGGCCTCCGGCGGTGGCCCCGGATCGAACCTCCGGTGATGGTCCCGGGCCGGGCCTCCGGCGGTGGTGCCGGATCGAGCCTCCGGCGGTGGTCCCGGGCCGGGCCTCCGGTGGTGGTCCCGGCCGGGCCGCTGCCGCCTGACGCCGGGGCGGGCCGACCCCGGAGCCTCGCACGGACGTGTCCCGCGCCCCGCGCGAATGCGACCCGCGCGAAAGCACCCTCGCCTCGCACGGATGTGCACCGTAAGGCGCTCTTCCCGGGGACCCCCGGCGCCGGGACGATCGGACGATGCCGACCATGAAGCCACGCGTCCGTCTCGCCGCCGTCGGAGCGGCCTTCGCCCTCGCCGCCGCCACCCCCGTCGCCGCGTACGCCGCGCTGGACGACCCGCCCGCCGCGGCGGACCCCGGCGCCGTGGGCCGGGGCAAACCGTACGTCGAGACCCGGCTCTTCTTCGGCACCGAGCGCCCCGACGGCGGGCCGCCCGTCACCGAGAAGCAGTTCCTCGCCTTCGTGGACCGGCGGATCACCCCGCGCTTCCCCTCCGGCCTGACGATCCACGACGGCCGGGGGCAGTGGCGGGACCAGAACGGGACGATCGAGCGGGAGCGCTCGTACGAGGTGGTCCTGCTCTACCCGGCCTCCGAGGCGGGGACGCAGGACCCGCGGATCGAACGGATCCGGGCGGCGTACGAGCGCCAGTACGCCCAGGAGTCCGTGGCCCGGGCCGACGCCCCGGCCCGGGTGGACTTCTGAGCGGTCGGGCCGGGGTGAACCCGGCCCCTCACCCCCGCTCGGCGACCGCCGCCACCGCGTCCGCCACCGCCGTGTCACCGTTGATCAGCTCCAGTGTGCGGCCCGCCGTACGGGGCTCGTCCAGGAGGGCGACCAGGACCGCGGCCACGTCGTCGCGGGTGATCTCGGCGTAGCCGGTGTGTTCGGCCAGCTTCACCCGGCCCGTGCCCGGGTCGTTCGTCAGCCGTCCCGGGCGCAGCACGGTCCAGTCGAGGCCGTCCCGGGCGCGGATGTCGTCGTCCGCCGCGGCCTTGGCGCGCAGATAGGCGGCGAAGACCGGGTCGGTGTCCGGCGGCGGCTCGTGGGAGGCGCCCATCGAGGAGATGATCAGGAACCGCCGGGCCCCGGCCCGTTCGGCCGCGTCCGCGAAGAGCACCGCGGACCGGTGGTCGACGGTCTCCTTACGGGCGGCACCGCTGCCGGGGCCCGCTCCGGCCGCGAAGACGGCCGCGTCCGCGTTCTCCAGGTGCTTGACGACGTCCTCCAGTGAGGCCGACTCCAGATCGCAGACGACCGGTTCGGTACCCGACGCCAGCAGGTCGCCCGCCTGTTCCGGCTTGCGGATGATGCCCGCCACTTCGTCTCCGCGCGCGGTGAGCAGCCGCTCCAGCCGCAGCGCGATCTGTCCATGTCCACCAGCGATGACAATGCGCATGATCTCGACCGTACGCCGTGCGGCCTACTGTTGCTCGCCGCCGCTCTGCGGCCGTGTCTGCCGGGGCAGATCCAGCGCCGCCGCGGCCGCCGAGTCGCAGTACTCTCGCACCGCGCTGGTACGCGCCACCACCCGCCCCCGGTGCACCACGACCCTGCTGTACGCGAGCGAGAGCACCCCCGCGAGGCCGTCCCCGCGCACCGCGAGCAGCTCCGCCGGGAACCCGGCCTCCACCCGCACCTCGGCGAGCCCCATCGCGGCCCGCGCCCGCGCGCACACCGCCTCGTACGCCTCCTCCGGGCGCGACTCGCCCCGGGACGCCAGCAGAAAGGCGGCCTCCAGGGGATCGCCGCGCCCCACGGGGTTCACCGTGTCCCGCAGCGCCCCGCTGCCCGCGGCCACCCGGACGCCCGCGGCGCGCAGCAGCCGCACCGGCGCGCAGGGGCGGGTGCGCGCCTCCCGCATGCCCTGGTGCTCCAGCCCGGCACAGTCGCCCTGGGGGAGGCAGACGACGGTCACCCCGGCCGCCGCCAGCCGTTCGGCGATCCTCCCCGCCGTCTCCGCGGGCAGCCGGGACAGCCCGCCGCAGGGGCCGATGGTGACGCCCGGCCGCAGGCCCCCGGCCATCGCCGCGAGCCGGGCGAGGCGGGCCGGGTCGTCACCGTCCGTGTGCAGATCCACGGCGCAGCCGTGGCGCGCGGCGAGGTCGAGGACGGCCTCGGCGTGGCCGGTCGGATCCGGGTCGAGGTCGGGGCAGCCGCCGATGACCGACGCGCCCATCCCCACCGCGTCCCGCAGCATCGCCAGACCGTCCGCCCCCGCGGTGCCGGTCAGCACCCGGGGCACCGCCACCGCGCTCAGCTCCGTGAGCCCGCGCAGCGCCCGCCCGGCCTCCAGGACCGCCTCCAGGGAGCGCAGCCCGTGCACCCCGCCGATGCGGACATGGGTGCGCAGCGCCGTGGCCCCGTGGCCGAGTTCGAGCAGGGCGGCCTCGACGGTGCGCCGCTGGACGTCCCCGGGGGCGTACGGGACCGGGCCCGCCATGTCGGCCGTAAGGGCGGTGTCGCAGTGGGCGTGGGGTTCGGCGGGGGCGGGCAGCAGCAGATAGCCGCCGAGGTCCAGCCGGGTGCCGGGGACGAGGCTGCCCGCCGTGCCGACGGCCTCGATCCGCCCGCCGCTGAGCCGGACGTCCACGGTGCGCCCGTCGGCGAGCCGGACGCCGCCGAGCACCAGGGCGGTGGGCTCGCCGGGGGCCGTTCCGCCGTTCCTGGGTGGCTGTTGCGGCTGCTGCTGGCTCTCGGGCATCGCGCTCCTGGGTTCGCGCCGGGCACGCGACGGGTGACGCGCCGGGCACGCGCCGGATGCGTGCGCAGTCAAGATCACGCGGGTGCGAAGCGAAGCCTAGGACGAGGTGGGGGCGGCCTCGTGGAGGAGCCGAATAGTCGTACCGGTGTGGTGCATGAGTCCAGCGTGACGAGGGGCCGATACGGATTTCACCTTCGGCGGCCGACCGTGTAATGTCTTCATCGCTCGCCCCAATAGCTCAGTCGGCAGAGCGTCTCCATGGTAAGGAGAAGGTCTACGGTTCGATTCCGTATTGGGGCTCTGATGTGTGAGGCTTCCCGTTCCGCTACGCTGGTTGAGCGGGCAGTCACTCGCATCGCAGCGGTGTAGCTCAGTCGGTAGAGCAAGCGGCTCATAATCGCTGTGTCACCGGTTCAAGTCCGGTCACCGCTACTGACAGTAGCCGATTGTGGGGTCGGTCCTTCGATCGGCTACTCTTTCTGCGTTAACCCCCTATGTCCGTTCGTCAAGGAGCACTCACGTGGCTGCCACCGACGTCCGCCCGAAGATCACGCTGGCCTGCGTGGAGTGCAAGGAGCGGAACTACATCACCAAGAAGAACCGGCGCAACGACCCGGATCGTCTTGAGATCAAGAAGCACTGCCCGCGTTGCAACGCGCACACCGCGCACCGCGAGACGCGATAGCAATAAACTCTCATTCGAGGCCGCCCCCACTCGCGGGGGGCGGCCTCGTTTCGTTGGTAATTCAATCGCAGGAGGTGTGCGCCGATGGCGCTCGACCAGTCCTTCGTGGGGCGGACCTACCCGCCCACCGCCGCCTACGAGGTCGGCCGGGAGAAGATCCGGGAATTCGCCGAGTCGCTCGGTGACACCAATCCGGTCTACACCGACCCCGAGGCGGCCCGGGACCTCGGCTACCCCGATGTGATCGCCCCGCCGACGTTCATCTTCACGATCACCTTCAAGGCGGCCGGGAAGCAGGTTGTCGAGGACCCGCAGCTGGGACTGGACTACAGCCGGGTGGTCCACGGCGACCAGCAGTTCGAGTACACCCGCCCGGTCCGCGCGGGGGACCGTCTGAGGGTCACCTCGATCATCGACTCGATCAAGTCGCTGGCCGGCAACGACATCCTGTCCGTCCGCGGCGAGGTCCACGACGAGGCGGGTGATCATGTAGCGACGTCGTTCACGACGCTGGTGGCCCGCGCCGCTGACGCAGAGGTGGAGGAGAGCAGATGACGGCCAAGATCTCGTATGACGCCGTGGAGGTCGGCACCGAGGTGCCGACGCGCGAGTTCCGGGTGAACCGCGCCGACCTCGTGCGCTACGCGGGCGCGTCGGGCGACTTCAACCCGATCCACTGGAACGAGAAGTTCGCCAGAGAGGTCGGCCTCCCCGACGTCATCGCGCACGGCGCCTACACCATGGCCCAGGCGGCCCGGGTGGTGACCGAGTGGGCCGGCGACCCCGGCGCCCTCGTCGAGTACGGCGTCCGCTTCACCCGGCCGGTCGTGGTCCCCAACGACGACAAGGGCGCGGTCATCGAGATCGGCGCCAAGGTGACCGCCAAGCTGGACGACGAGGCCCGTACGGTGCGCCTCGACATTACGGCGACCAGCGGCGGCCAGAAGGTGCTGGGCCGGGCCCGCGCCGTGGTACGGCTCGTCTGAGCCCCCGACCGCGCCCGATGCGGCCCCCGGGCGGATGAGAGCACGCCGGAGCGCGTGCGGCCCGTCCGAGCCACTTACGGCCCGCAGGCCCGCAGGCCCGCCGGCCCCCGGATTCCCCACACCGGGGGCGGCCGCCTCGAGGAGCCCAGGGGGCGCCCCCGTACTCTTGAGCGCGTGCAGGAACTCCACGACGCCCCTCTCGCGCCCCTCACCACCTTCCGTCTCGGCGGCCCGGCCAACCGGCTGCTCACGGCCACGACCGACGACGAGGTCATCGCCGCGGTCCGCGCGGCCGACGCGGCCGGGACCCCGCTGCTGGTGATCGGTGGCGGCAGCAATCTGGTCATCGCAGACAAGGGCTTCGACGGCACCGCCCTGCACATCGCCACCAGCGGCTTCACGCTCGACGGCACCCGCCTGGAGCTCGCCGCGGGCGAGAACTGGTCGGCCGCCGTGGCCCGTACGGTCCAGGCGGGGCTCGCGGGCATCGAATGCCTCGCCGGAATCCCCGGCTCCGCGGGCGCGACGCCGATACAGAACGTCGGCGCCTACGGCCAGGAGGTCTCCGCCACGATCACCGAGGTGATCGCCTACGACCGCCGCGCCGACGAGGTCGTCACGATCCCGAACGCCGACTGCGCCTTCTCCTACCGCCACAGCCGCTTCAAGGCCGACCCCGACCGCCATGTGGTGCTCCGGGTCCGCTTCGAGCTGGAGGACGCGGACGGGCTCTCCGCGCCCGTCCGGTACGCCGAGACCGCGCGGGTGCTCGGCGTCGAGGTGGGGGACCGGGTACCGGCCGCCGTCGCCCGCGAGACCGTCCTGGGGCTGCGCGCGGGCAAGGGCATGGTGCTCGACCCCGGGGACCACGACACCTGGTCCGCGGGGTCGTTCTTCACCAACCCGGTGCTCGACCAGGACGCCCACGCCGCCTTCCTGGCCCGCGTCGCCGAACGCCTGGGCCCGGACACCGCGCCGCCCGCCTTCCCGGCGGGCGACGGCCTGATCAAGACCTCCGCGGCCTGGCTGATCGACAGGGCGGGCTTCACCAAGGGCTACGGCACGGGCCCGGCCCGGATCTCCACCAAGCACACGCTCGCCCTCACCAACCGGGGTCAGGCCACGACCGAGGATCTGCTGGCGCTGGCCCGCGAGGTGGTGGCCGGGGTCGAGGAGGCGTTCGGGATCCGGCTGGTCAACGAGCCGGTGACGGTCGGCGTGAGCATCTGATCCAGCCAACCTACTCACGTGAGTAGGTTGCGCACGGACTACTCACGTGAGTAGTCCGGGCCCGCCAGCCAGTCGTCGATATCCGCCAGCATCCGCGTCCTGACCTCCTCCGGCGCGGCCGAGCCGCGCACCGACTGACGCGCCAGCTCGGCCAGTTCGGCGTCGGTGAAGCCGTGGTGCTCGCGCACCAGCTCGTACTGCGCCGCCAGCCGTGAGCCGAAGAGCAGCGGGTCGTCCGCCCCGAGCGCCATCGGCACCCCCGCGTCGTACAGCGTGCGCAGCGGGACGTCCTCCGGCTTCTCGTAGACCCCGAGCGCCACGTTCGACGACGGGCACACCTCGCAGGTCACCTGGCGCTCGGCGAGCTTGGCGAGCAGCCGCGGGTCCTCCGCCGCGCGCACCCCGTGGCCGACCCGGGCCGCGCCGAGGTCGTCCAGGCAGTCCCGCACGCTGCCGGGGCCCGACAGCTCGCCGCCGTGCGGCGCCGCCAGCAGCCCGCCCTCCCGGGCGATGGCGAAGGCCCGGTCGAAGTCGCGGGCGAAGCCGCGCCGTTCGTCGTTGGAGAGGCCGAAGCCGACCACGCCGCGGTCCGCGTAGCGCACCGCGAGCCGGGCCAGGGTGCGGGCCTCCAGCGGATGCTTCATACGGTTGGCGGCGACCAGGACCCTGATCCCAAGACCGGTGTCCGCGGAGGCGCTCTCGACCGCGTCCAGGATGACTTCCATGGCCGGGATCAGCCCGCCCAGGCGCGGGGCGTACGAGGTGGGGTCGACCTGGATCTCCAGCCACTGGGCCCCGTCCCGCACGTCCTCCTGGGCCGCCTCGCGCACCAGCCGCCGGATGTCGTCGGCCTCCCGGAGACAGGAGCGTGCGATGTCGTACAGCCGCTGGAAGCGGAACCAGCCGCGCTCATCGGTGGCGCGCAGCTTCGGCGGCTCACCGCCGCTCAGTGCCTCGGGGAGATGGACGCCGTACTTGTCGGCGAGTTCGAGGAGGGTTGCGGGGCGCATGGAGCCGGTGAAGTGGAGATGCAGATGCGCTTTGGGGAGCAGGTGTACATCGCGTGCCATCTGCAGATACTGCCGCACGTCCGGACGCGCCGGTACCGCTTTCCCCGAACGAGGAGGCGCGCGCACGCGAACGGGCCGGAATCCGCCCCCGCGGACTCCGGCCCGTTCCTGCCGTCCGTACGGATCGTCCGTACGGACGCCGGCGCCTGAAGCCGGCGCCTTACGCGGCCGCCTCGCCCAGCAGCTTCTGCAGCCGGGAGATGCCCTCGACGAGGTCCTCGTCGCCCAGCGCGTAGGACAGCCGCAGATAGCCCGGGGTGCCGAACGCCTCACCCGGAACCACCGCGACCTCGGCCTCCTCCAGGATGAGCTCGGCCAGCTCGACGGTGGTCCGCGGCCGCTTGCCGCGGATCTCCTTGCCGAGCAGCCCCTTGACCGAGGGGTAGGCGTAGAAGGCGCCCTCCGGCTCCGGGCACTCGACGCCGTCGATCTCGTTCAGCATCCGCACGATGGTGCGGCGGCGGCGGTCGAACGCCTCGCGCATCGCGGCCACGGCGTCGAGGTCGCCCGAGACGGCGGTCAGCGCGGCGACCTGAGCGACATTGCTCACATTCGAGGTGGCGTGCGACTGGAGGTTGGTCGCGGCCTTGATGACGTCCTTGGGGCCGATGACCCAGCCCACCCGCCAGCCGGTCATCGCGTACGTCTTGGCGACACCGTTGACCACGACGCACTTGTCGCGCAGCTCGGGCACCACGACGGGCAGCGAGTGGAACTCGGCGTCGCCGTAGACCAGGTGCTCGTAGATCTCGTCGGTCAGCACCCACAGCCCGTTGTCGGCCGCCCAGCGGCCGATCTCCTCGATCTGCTCACGGCTGTAGACCGCGCCGGTGGGGTTCGAGGGGGAGACGAAGAGCAGCACCTTGGTGTTCTTGGTGCGGGCCGCCTCCAGCTGCTCGACGGAGACGCGGTAGCCGGTCGTCTCGTCGGCGACGACCTCCACCGGGACACCGCCGGCCAGCCGGATCGACTCCGGGTAGGTGGTCCAGTAGGGCGCGGGGACGATGACCTCGTCGCCCGGGTCCAGGATCGCGGCGAACGCCTCGTAGATCGCCTGCTTGCCGCCGTTGGTCACCAGGATCTGGGTCGCCTCGACCTCGTACCCGCTGTCACGCAGCGTCTTCGCGGCGATCGCGGCCTTGAGCTCGGGGAGGCCGCCGGCCGGGGTGTAGCGGTGATACTTCGGGTCGCGGCAGGCCGCGGCGGCGGCCTCGACGATGTAGTCGGGCGTGGCGAAGTCGGGCTCACCGGCGCCGAAGCCGATCACCGGACGGCCCGCGGCCTTGAGGGCCTTGGCCTTGGCGTCGACGGCGAGGGTCGCGGACTCGGAGATCGAGCCGATCCGGGCCGATACCCGCCGGTCGGTCGGGGACTGTACTGGGGGAGTAGCAGCGGTCATAGATGCATCGTCGCAGACGGGCGAAATGGGTGGCACACGGGTTTGCTCCAGGCTTCGCGCGCTTCTCGTTCGACGCCCGGCCGTCAAGCACGTACACTCACTCGTCGTTGGCCGATCAACAGCCGGATCCGACCGCACACTCCGTGCAGCCGGGTGTATGCGGTAGGTTGGGAGTGCCGCAAAGGGTCGTAGCTCAATTGGTAGAGCACTGGTCTCCAAAACCAGCGGTTGGGGGTTCAAGTCCCTCCGGCCCTGCTACACGCACTGTGATGAGGGTGCGTGCATGCGTACGCAAGGACAAGCACCGCTGTGCGGCCGGGCCGGACGCGGCACGGCCACGACCCGGATTCAGGTGAGGACGAGTGACGGAAGCCCTGGGCTCCACCGCGACGCCTGAGAGCGGTCGTCCCGAGGATGAGGAGACGACCAAGCGGGGTCGTCGTGGTGGCAAGCGCGCGAAGAAGGGGCCTTTCGGCCGGCTCGCGCTCTTCTACCGCCAGATCATCGCCGAGCTGCGGAAAGTCGTCTGGCCCACGCGCAGCCAGCTGTCCACGTACACCAGCGTGGTGATCGTATTCGTCGTCATCATGATTGGCATCGTGACCGTGATTGACTATGGGTTCAACAACGCCATCAAGTACGTCTTTGGCTGAGACCCTCGCGAAAGGCGACCGCCGTCCCGGCGTCGCCTCTTTCGCACGTTCCACCCCCATTGAAGCCAGGAAGAAGCAGCCACAGTGTCTGACCCGAACCTGAACGACGCCGCCGAGCCCGTCGAGTCCCGTGAGGACGAGCTCGACATCGTCGAGGCGGCGGACTCCGACCAGGCTGAAGCGGCCGACGCCGCGGCGGGCGTTCCCGCCGAGGAGGACGCGCTGCACATCGAGGACGAGGACGCCCTCGAGACCGAGACGGCCCAGGCGGACGACGCGGTCGAGACCGAGGCCGAGGTCGACCCGGTCGAGGCGCTCCGTGAGGAGCTGCGCGGGCTGCCCGGCGAGTGGTACGTGATCCACACCTACGCGGGCTACGAGAAGCGCGTGAAGGCCAACCTGGAGCAGCGTGCCGTCTCGCTGAACGTCGAGGACTTCATCTACCAGGCCGAGGTCCCCGAGGAAGAGATCGTCCAGATCAAGAACGGTGAGCGCAAGAACGTCCGGCAGAACAAGCTGCCCGGCTATGTGCTCGTCCGCATGGACCTGACGAACGAGTCGTGGGGCGTCGTCCGCAACACCCCGGGCGTCACCGGCTTCGTGGGCAACGCCTACGACCCGTACCCGCTGACCCTGGACGAGATCGTCAAGATGCTCGCCCCGGAGGCCGAGGAGAAGGCCGCCAAGGCCGCCGCCGAGGAGAGCGGTGTGCCGG
This genomic interval from Streptomyces asiaticus contains the following:
- the nusG gene encoding transcription termination/antitermination protein NusG, with the protein product MSDPNLNDAAEPVESREDELDIVEAADSDQAEAADAAAGVPAEEDALHIEDEDALETETAQADDAVETEAEVDPVEALREELRGLPGEWYVIHTYAGYEKRVKANLEQRAVSLNVEDFIYQAEVPEEEIVQIKNGERKNVRQNKLPGYVLVRMDLTNESWGVVRNTPGVTGFVGNAYDPYPLTLDEIVKMLAPEAEEKAAKAAAEESGVPAPSRKVEVQVLDFEVGDSVTVTDGPFATLQATINEINADSKKVKGLVEIFGRETPVELSFDQIQKN
- a CDS encoding pyridoxal phosphate-dependent aminotransferase, translated to MTAATPPVQSPTDRRVSARIGSISESATLAVDAKAKALKAAGRPVIGFGAGEPDFATPDYIVEAAAAACRDPKYHRYTPAGGLPELKAAIAAKTLRDSGYEVEATQILVTNGGKQAIYEAFAAILDPGDEVIVPAPYWTTYPESIRLAGGVPVEVVADETTGYRVSVEQLEAARTKNTKVLLFVSPSNPTGAVYSREQIEEIGRWAADNGLWVLTDEIYEHLVYGDAEFHSLPVVVPELRDKCVVVNGVAKTYAMTGWRVGWVIGPKDVIKAATNLQSHATSNVSNVAQVAALTAVSGDLDAVAAMREAFDRRRRTIVRMLNEIDGVECPEPEGAFYAYPSVKGLLGKEIRGKRPRTTVELAELILEEAEVAVVPGEAFGTPGYLRLSYALGDEDLVEGISRLQKLLGEAAA
- the secE gene encoding preprotein translocase subunit SecE, with product MTEALGSTATPESGRPEDEETTKRGRRGGKRAKKGPFGRLALFYRQIIAELRKVVWPTRSQLSTYTSVVIVFVVIMIGIVTVIDYGFNNAIKYVFG